In Deltaproteobacteria bacterium, the genomic stretch CGGCGACGACCGGGCGGGCGGCGCGGCCGACCCTCGCGCGTCTCACGGGGCGCGAGGGCGTCGCGGTGAGCGATCTGCGGCCGTCCGGCACCGCGGAGATCGACGGGGCGCCGGTCGACGTCATCACCGACGGACAGTACGTCGAGCGCGGCACGAAAATCCGGGTCGCGCGCGTCGAGGGAGCGCGCGTGGTGGTAGAACCGCTGGCGCAAACGGAGGAATGCAGTGGGAACGACGATTGATCTGAATTGGCCCCTGATCGTCGGCGGCGGCGCGGCCGTCCTGTTCGTCATCTTGATCCTGTACATGGTGCCGGTACGGCTGTGGATCGCGGCGAAGGCGACGGCCGCCGGCGTGAGCATGCTCACGATGATCGCCATGCGCCTGCGCCGCGTGCCGCCGGACGTGGTCGTCGGCGCGCGGATCAGCGCGGTCAAGGCCGGGCTCGACGTGCCGATCGATTGGATCGAGGCGCACTACCTCGCCGGCGGGCGCGTCAACAACGTGATCAACGCGCTGATCTCTGCCGACAAGGCCAACATGGATCTCGACTTCCAGCGGGCGGCGGCGATCGACCTGGCCGGCCGCGACGTGTTCGAGGCGGTGCAGATGTCGGTGAACCCGCGCGTCATCGAGACGCCGAAGGTGTCGGCCGTGGCCAAGGACGGCATCCAGTTGCTGTGCATCGCACGGGTCACGGTCCGCACGAACCTCGACCGGCTGGTCGGCGGCGCCGGCGAGGCGACGGTGCTCGCGCGCGTCGGCGAGGGCGTCGTGTCCACGATCGGCTCCGCGGACAAGTACGAGCAGGTCCTCGAGAATCCCGACACGATCTCCAAGACCGTGCTCGCCAAGGGCTTGGATGCCGGCACCGCGTTCGAGATCTTGTCGGTCGACATCGCCGACGTGGACGTGGGCGCGAACGTCGGCGCGAAGCTGCAGGCCGAGCAGGCCGAGGCCGACAAGCAGGTCGCGCAGGCCCGCGCCGAGGCGCGGCGCGCGCAGGCCGTCGCGCTCGAGCAGGAGAACAAGGCCAAGATCGCCGAGATGAAGGCGAAGCTGGTCGAGGCGGAGGCGCAGGTGCCGCTGGCGATGGCCGAGGCCCTGCGCGCCGGCCGGCTCGGCGTGATGGACTACTACAACATGAAGAACCTGATGGCCGACACGGAGATGCGCCAGTCGCTGAGCACACCCGGCGGCGGCGAGCCGAAGGCGTAGCCCGGTGGCGGACGTTCGACGCGTGCTGTCGCGCGCGTGGCGCGACCCGCGGCTGCTCGCGCGCGCGCTCGT encodes the following:
- a CDS encoding UPF0365 family protein; the protein is MDLNWPLIVGGGAAVLFVILILYMVPVRLWIAAKATAAGVSMLTMIAMRLRRVPPDVVVGARISAVKAGLDVPIDWIEAHYLAGGRVNNVINALISADKANMDLDFQRAAAIDLAGRDVFEAVQMSVNPRVIETPKVSAVAKDGIQLLCIARVTVRTNLDRLVGGAGEATVLARVGEGVVSTIGSADKYEQVLENPDTISKTVLAKGLDAGTAFEILSVDIADVDVGANVGAKLQAEQAEADKQVAQARAEARRAQAVALEQENKAKIAEMKAKLVEAEAQVPLAMAEALRAGRLGVMDYYNMKNLMADTEMRQSLSTPGGGEPKA